One window of Phalacrocorax carbo chromosome 1, bPhaCar2.1, whole genome shotgun sequence genomic DNA carries:
- the CKAP4 gene encoding cytoskeleton-associated protein 4 has protein sequence MSAAKHRGPKWGSPPAAAANERGAQPGGTEEAAAKKPPSAAAAHGRGGRAAGGGRSGAGPRRGWALLLGAAVVLGAALPAGWYVRQLREEVGRSAREREASGRQRQELAATLDAVVQKVRSLQATFGEFESMMKIAQQKQEVTEKAVKQGESEINRISEVLQKLQNEILKDLSDGIHMVKDARERDFTSLENTVEERLTELTKSINDNIAVFTEVQQRSQDEINNMKAKIDSLEEADVYKHEIKVLKDAFNEMQASMKTKEKDIETLKSTIDSMESDVYTEVKELVNLKQEHEKFKEAADTEHLSLKALQEKVLRAENSIMQLPGDIKRLDEDLLQVKANLNKWEENELFRKALETFGKSGEGLESRLTRIEDSLESLTSVAAQNSEKLQSFLSKEAEFANKLSSLEESITALQGISDMDGTSVTDVLKNLGESQTSLHNDVEDLRRSISDLPSSGALQDVQKQISTLLDQGNLQTAQAHSEGYLEKFSSVEGSVDELRSSVSQVDSDLKMIRTAVDSLVSYSVKIENNENNLESVKSSIDDLRSDLERLFVKVEKIHEKV, from the exons ATGTCGGCCGCCAAGCACCGGGGCCCTAAGTGGGGcagcccgcccgccgccgccgccaacGAGCGGGGCGCGCAGCCCGGCGGCACCGAGGAGGCGGCGGCGAAGAAGCCGCcgtcggcggcggcggcgcacgGCCGGGGCGGCAGGGCCGCCGGCGGGGGCCGCTCCGGCGCTGGCccccggcggggctgggcgTTGCTGCTGGGGGCCGCGGTGGTGCTGGGCGCCGCGCTGCCCGCCGGCTGGTACGTGCGGCAGCTGCGGGAGGAGGTCGGGCGGAGCGCCCGGGAGAGGGAGGCCTCCGGCCGGCAGCGGCAGGAGCTGGCCGCCACCCTGGACGCCGTCGTGCAGAAG GTGCGTTCCCTTCAAGCCACATTTGGAGAATTTGAATCCATGATGAAAATTGctcagcagaagcaggaggTTACTGAGAAGGCTGTTAAACAAGGGGAGAGTGAAATAAACCGGATCAGTGAAGTGCTCCAGaagctgcaaaatgaaattttgaagGACTTGTCTGATGGTATCCACATGGTGAAGGATGCAAGGGAACGAGACTTCACATCTCTGGAAAACACAGTGGAAGAGAGACTAACAGAGCTAACCAAGTCTATAAACGATAACATTGCAGTATTCACTGAAGTCCAGCAAAGGAGCCAAGATGAAATCAACAATATGAAAGCAAAGATTGATTCACTAGAAGAGGCAGATGTGTATAAACATGAAATTAAGGTGCTAAAAGATGCTTTTAATGAGATGCAAGCATCCATGAAAACCAAGGAAAAGGACATAGAGACCTTGAAGAGTACAATAGACTCCATGGAGTCTGATGTGTATACCGAAGTGAAAGAACTAGTCAACCTCAAACAAGAACATGAGAAATTCAAAGAGGCTGCGGACACTGAACACCTTTCATTAAAAGCTTTACAAGAGAAAGTTCTGAGAGCTGAGAATTCTATTATGCAGCTCCCTGGTGACATTAAAAGACTCGATGAAGATTTACTGCAAGTTAAAGCCAACCTCaacaaatgggaagaaaatgaactcttcagaaaagcattaGAAACTTTTGGGAAGAGCGGTGAAGGGCTGGAGTCTCGATTGACACGCATAGAAGACAGCCTGGAGTCTCTAACTTCTGTTGCTGCTCAAAACAGTGAAAAGTTGCAGTCCTTCCTTTCTAAGGAGGCAGAATTTGCAAATAAGCTCAGTAGCCTAGAAGAAAGCATTACTGCTCTTCAGGGAATCTCAGATATGGATGGAACTTCAGTCACAGACGTTCTGAAAAACCTTGGTGAATCACAGACCTCGCTGCACAATGATGTGGAAGACTTGAGGAGAAGCATCAGTGACCTGCCATCCTCCGGTGCTCTTCAGGATGTCCAGAAGCAAATTAGTACTTTGTTGGATCAAGGAAATCTTCAGACAGCTCAAGCACATTCTGAAGGCTATCttgaaaaattttcttctgtggaagGCTCTGTAGATGAGCTGAGATCTTCTGTCAGCCAGGTTGATTCCGATTTGAAAATGATAAGAACCGCGGTGGATAGTTTAGTCTCCTACTCAGTCAAAATTGAAAATAACGAGAACAACCTGGAGTCTGTGAAGAGCTCAATAGATGACCTGAGGAGTGATCTGGAAAGGCTGTTTgtgaaagtagaaaaaatacatgaaaaagtTTAG